ATCTGCATCCCGCTGGCGATCGCCTTCACCATGATCTCCGGGGTGCTGCTCGGCTGGCCGACGCTACGGCTGCGCGGTGACTATCTGGCCATCGTGACGCTCGGGTTCGGCGAGATCATCCGGATCGTGGTCCGAAACGTGGGCTGGTCGGGTGGGCCGCAGGGGGTCACCGGCATCCCGGGTCCGCAGGGCCCGCCGTCGGCGGACAACGACGTGTTCGGCCTGATCGACGCCAAGCCGTGGTACTGGCTGGCTCTGACGGCGGTGCTGGTGCTGGTCTTCGCGGTGCGCCGGCTGGAGAACAGCCGGGTCGGCCGGGCCTGGCTGGCGGTACGGGAGGACGAGGACGCCGCCGCGGTGATGGGTGTCTACCCGTTCAAGTTCAAGCTGTGGGCGTTCGCGATCGGCGCGGCGCTCGGTGGGGTCTCCGGGGCGCTGTTCGCCAGCCGGCAGGGCTTCATCGAGCCGGCGACGTTCAACGCGCAGCTTTCCGTGTTGTTCGTGGCGATGGTGGTGGTCGGCGGTGCCGGCAACATGGCCGGGGTGGCGCTCGGCGCGTTCCTCCTGGCGTACCTTCCGGAGCGGTTCCGGGACTTCGCCGAGTGGCGGTTCCTGGCCTTCGGTCTGGCGCTGGTGCTGGTGATGCTCCTGCGCCCGCAGGGTCTGATTCCGAGTCGACGTCGGGCCCGCGAGTTGAAGGACCGTGCCGAGGAGGTGCCGGCCAGTGTCTGACGAGAAAGCGGTTCCCGAGCCCGGAGACAAGATCCCCGAGCAGCGGGCGGTGTCGGCGGGAGCGGACGAGCAGCCGGACCTGGAGGAGATCAAGCTCCACCGGTCGGTGCCCCGGCAGCGGGAGGTGCTGCTCGACGTCGACCACGTGACGCTGCGCTTCGGCGGTGTGACGGCCCTGGACGACGTCAGCTTCAGCCTCTACCAGGGGGAGATCCTCGGTCTGATCGGCCCGAACGGAGCCGGTAAGACCACCTGCTTCAACGTGATGACCGGCGTGTACCGGCCCACCTCTGGGGCGGTGCGGTTCAGCGGCCAGCAGGTGACCGGTCGCAAGCCGCACCAGATCAACCGGATGGGCATCGCCCGGACGTTCCAGAACATCCGTCTCTTCCCGGAGATGACGGCGCTGGAGAACGTCATGATCGGTGCGGACGCCCGGCACAAGACCAGTGTGGTCGGGGCGCTGTTCCGGCTCTACCGGGTCAAGGCCAAGCCGGAGGAGTTGCCGGTGGTCGACTCGACCAACGGGATCGTCCGGACCTGGCAGAAGATCCGGCGCGGCAGCGCGAAGGTCTTCGGTATCTCCCGGCACACGCTGGAGGAGCGGGCCGGCGAGCGTAAGTCCCTCGAACTGCTCAAGTTCGTCGGGATCGTCGGCCGGGCCAACGAACTGGCCCGGAACCTGCCCTACGGTGACCAGCGTCGGCTGGAGATCGCCCGGGCGCTGGCCACCGAGCCGAAGCTGCTTTGCCTGGACGAGCCGGCCGCCGGCTTCAACCCGGCGGAGAAGGCGGAGCTGAACGCCCTCATCCGGCGGATCCGCGACCTCGGCTACACGGTGCTGCTCATCGAGCACGACATGCGGCTCGTCATGGGGGTCACCGACCGGATCGTGGTGCTGGAGTTCGGCAAGAAGATCGCCGAGGGGACGCCCGCCGAGGTGCGGGAGAACCCGAAGGTGATCGCGGCCTACCTGGGGGAGTCCGTCGATGCTGCTTGAGATCGAGGACCTGACGCTGGCGTACGGGCGGATCGAGGCGCTGCACTCGGTCAGCCTGCACGTGGCCGAGGGCGAGGTGGTGGCCCTGATCGGCGCGAACGGCGCCGGCAAGACCACCACGATGCGGGGCATCTCCGGACTGCTGTCGGCCAAGACGGGCAAGATCCGGTTCAACGGCGAGGACATCACTGGAGTCCGGGCCGACCTGCGGGTCATCCGGGGGATCTGTCAGGCTCCGGAGGGCCGGGGCATCTTCCCCGGCATGACGGTCCTGGAGAACCTGGACATGGGGGCGTACACCCGCAAGGACCGGGCCGGCATCGCCGCCGACCTGGACCGGGTGCTCACCCTCTTCCCGCGCCTGAAGGAGCGGCGCAAGCAGGCCGGCGGCACCCTCTCCGGCGGTGAGCAGCAGATGCTCGCTGTCGGCCGGGCACTGATGAGCCGGCCGAAGCTGCTGCTGCTGGACGAGCCGTCGATGGGGCTGGCCCCAATGGTGATCCGGCAGATCTTCGACATCGTCACGGAGATCAACCA
The nucleotide sequence above comes from Micromonospora pallida. Encoded proteins:
- a CDS encoding ABC transporter ATP-binding protein, with protein sequence MLLEIEDLTLAYGRIEALHSVSLHVAEGEVVALIGANGAGKTTTMRGISGLLSAKTGKIRFNGEDITGVRADLRVIRGICQAPEGRGIFPGMTVLENLDMGAYTRKDRAGIAADLDRVLTLFPRLKERRKQAGGTLSGGEQQMLAVGRALMSRPKLLLLDEPSMGLAPMVIRQIFDIVTEINQQGTTILLVEQNAQQALSRAHRGYVLETGRIVKEGTGQDLLHDPAVKEAYLGVA
- a CDS encoding branched-chain amino acid ABC transporter permease → MTTTTKGPLDGLRNTTGKVGDRFRALPKWQRMLAFAAFVAFLYYLPLLGIPGLTWLRTDVNGGNNWAGVLFLCAVYVLIAVGLNVVIGLAGLLDLGYVGFYAVGAYSVALFGSTQSPVVKALQERFDLPQEWAVAWAICIPLAIAFTMISGVLLGWPTLRLRGDYLAIVTLGFGEIIRIVVRNVGWSGGPQGVTGIPGPQGPPSADNDVFGLIDAKPWYWLALTAVLVLVFAVRRLENSRVGRAWLAVREDEDAAAVMGVYPFKFKLWAFAIGAALGGVSGALFASRQGFIEPATFNAQLSVLFVAMVVVGGAGNMAGVALGAFLLAYLPERFRDFAEWRFLAFGLALVLVMLLRPQGLIPSRRRARELKDRAEEVPASV
- a CDS encoding ABC transporter ATP-binding protein, producing the protein MEEIKLHRSVPRQREVLLDVDHVTLRFGGVTALDDVSFSLYQGEILGLIGPNGAGKTTCFNVMTGVYRPTSGAVRFSGQQVTGRKPHQINRMGIARTFQNIRLFPEMTALENVMIGADARHKTSVVGALFRLYRVKAKPEELPVVDSTNGIVRTWQKIRRGSAKVFGISRHTLEERAGERKSLELLKFVGIVGRANELARNLPYGDQRRLEIARALATEPKLLCLDEPAAGFNPAEKAELNALIRRIRDLGYTVLLIEHDMRLVMGVTDRIVVLEFGKKIAEGTPAEVRENPKVIAAYLGESVDAA